In Triticum urartu cultivar G1812 chromosome 6, Tu2.1, whole genome shotgun sequence, the following proteins share a genomic window:
- the LOC125515033 gene encoding NAC transcription factor NAM-A1: MRSMGSSDSSSGSAQKAARHQHEPPPPRQRGSAPELPPGFRFHPTDEELVVHYLKKKAAKVPLPVTIIAEVDLYKFDPWELPEKATFGEQEWYFFSPRDRKYPNGARPNRAATSGYWKATGTDKPILASGTGCGLVREKLGVKKALVFYRGKPPKGLKTNWIMHEYRLTDASGSTTTSRPPPPVTGGSRAAASLRLDDWVLCRIYKKINKAAAGDQQRSTECEDSVEDAVTAYPLYATAGMAGAGAHGSNYASPSLLHHQDSHFLEGLFTADDAGLSAGATSLSHLAAAARASPAPTKQFLAPSSSTPFNWLDASPAGILPQARNFPGFNRSRNVGNMSLSSTADMAGAAGNAVNAMSAFMNPLPVQDGTYHQHHVILGAPLAPEATTGAATSGFQHPVQVSGVNWNP, translated from the exons ATGAGGTCCATGGGCAGCTCCGACTCATCCTCCGGCTCGGCGCAAAAAGCAGCGCGGCATCAGCATGAGCCGCCGCCTCCGCGGCAGCGGGGCTCGGCGCCGGAGCTCCCACCGGGCTTCCGGTTCCACCCGACGGACGAGGAGCTGGTCGTGCACTACCTCAAGAAGAAGGCCGCCAAGGTGCCGCTCCCCGTCACCATCATCGCCGAGGTGGATCTCTACAAGTTCGACCCATGGGAGCTCCCCG AGAAGGCGACCTTCGGGGAGCAGGAGTGGTACTTCTTCAGCCCGCGCGACCGCAAGTACCCCAACGGCGCGCGGCCGAACCGGGCGGCGACGTCGGGCTACTGGAAGGCCACCGGCACGGACAAACCTATCCTGGCCTCGGGGACGGGGTGCGGCCTGGTCCGGGAGAAGCTCGGCGTCAAGAAGGCGCTCGTCTTCTACCGCGGGAAGCCGCCCAAGGGCCTCAAAACCAACTGGATCATGCACGAGTACCGCCTCACCGACGCGTCTGGCTCCACCACCAccagccggccgccgccgcctgtGACCGGCGGGAGCCGGGCTGCAGCCTCTCTGAGG TTGGACGACTGGGTGCTGTGCCGCATCTACAAGAAGATCAACAAGGCCGCGGCCGGAGATCAGCAGAGGAGCACGGAGTGCGAGGACTCCGTGGAGGACGCGGTCACCGCGTACCCGCTCTATGCCACGGCGGGCATGGCCGGTGCAGGTGCGCATGGCAGCAACTACGCTTCACCTTCACTGCTCCATCATCAGGACAGCCATTTCCTGGAGGGCCTGTTCACAGCAGACGACGCCGGCCTCTCGGCGGGCGCCACCTCGCTGAGCCACCTGGCCGCGGCGGCGAGGGCGAGCCCGGCTCCGACCAAACAGTTTCTCGCCCCGTCGTCTTCAACCCCGTTCAACTGGCTCGATGCGTCACCCGCCGGCATCCTGCCACAGGCAAGGAATTTCCCTGGGTTTAACAGGAGCAGAAACGTCGGCAATATGTCGCTGTCATCGACGGCCGACATGGCTGGCGCGGCCGGCAATGCGGTGAACGCCATGTCCGCATTTATGAATCCTCTCCCCGTGCAAGACGGGACGTACCATCAACACCATGTCATCCTCGGCGCCCCACTGGCGCCAGAGGCTACCACAGGCGCCGCCACCTCTGGTTTCCAGCATCCCGTCCAAGTATCCGGCGTGAACTGGAATCCCTGA